The DNA sequence TTTCAACAGCTGGCCTGGTTGTCCTTGCAGATACCTTAACGTGCTGATCCATCCGTGAAAGTCCGAGGAGGGGGATGTCAGGGTCAAGAATTTTGAGGGAGAGTGATATGCTTGCTATGGTCCCCATGATCCCCTTGAAGGCCTTATCCTCACTGTAGATGTACTGCAGGTTCTCCAGGGTGGTGGAGCCCTCCCTCCTTATCCATGCAAGGCCCTTCACAAGCTCCTCACGGTAGTTCTTCTGGAGCTCGAGGGCCACATCAAGGGCACCTTCCCTTTCACCAAGGCACAGTCCGATTCCTATGCCATATTTACGGTTCTTTCCACAGGCATCAAGCACCCCTGCAATGTCAGAGAGGTCACCTATATTCCGGAATTCCCTGCTCGTGAATACCTCTCCGAATATCTCAGGGTTTATCCTTGTAAGTTCATCCCTCAGAACATCCCTCTCCTCAGGGGACAGGTCAGGATATTTAACGCCATAGGATACGCCTATATTCTCAAGGAAGCCCATAGAAGCCTCCATATCCCCGGTGAGGCCAGGCAGGGCCGGGTTGAAGGTGTATGCAATGGAACGGTAAAGGGGCTCGGTGTACCTTGATGCCAGCTTGAGGTCACTGTGGACCTGAAGGACACCCTCTTCAACAGCCTCCTCCATGATGAACCTGTTTGCACCGGTGAATCCGTCAGTGTACTGCATGTCCCCCAGGGCACCCACAAGGGCAAGGGGGGCGGTCTTTCTGTTAAGGAGTCTCGTGGCCAGGTAGGCCGTTCCAGATGCACTGAGGTCCCTGCTACCATCAAGACCATGCAGATGAGGGTTTATGTGAACAACATGGGGTCCTGCCTCGGATTCAGAGGGCTGATGATGATCAGCGACGATGACATCACCCTTCAGGCGGGATATCTCCTCAAGGTAGGCGCTTCCCATATCACAGAAAAAGAATAGGGAGTATTTCTCTCCCGACAATTTCTTAATGAACTCCTTCTTCAGCCTCGAGAGGATGGAGATGTGGAACTGACCATTCATGGATGAAATGGCCCTTGCAACAACTCCTGCGGCTGATAGACCATCTGCGTCGTTGTGCGAGATGATCCTTATTATGTTTCCCCTTTCAAGGTGCTCCTCAAGGACCTTTGAGGCCTCTGCAC is a window from the Methanothermobacter thermautotrophicus str. Delta H genome containing:
- a CDS encoding single-stranded-DNA-specific exonuclease RecJ, whose protein sequence is MTHRKQPSSSSKLPDSILKRGAEASKVLEEHLERGNIIRIISHNDADGLSAAGVVARAISSMNGQFHISILSRLKKEFIKKLSGEKYSLFFFCDMGSAYLEEISRLKGDVIVADHHQPSESEAGPHVVHINPHLHGLDGSRDLSASGTAYLATRLLNRKTAPLALVGALGDMQYTDGFTGANRFIMEEAVEEGVLQVHSDLKLASRYTEPLYRSIAYTFNPALPGLTGDMEASMGFLENIGVSYGVKYPDLSPEERDVLRDELTRINPEIFGEVFTSREFRNIGDLSDIAGVLDACGKNRKYGIGIGLCLGEREGALDVALELQKNYREELVKGLAWIRREGSTTLENLQYIYSEDKAFKGIMGTIASISLSLKILDPDIPLLGLSRMDQHVKVSARTTRPAVERGVNLGVALRDAAASFGGTGGGHDIAAGAMVPYRDMESFLQLVDEILGTQTGP